From the Solanum lycopersicum chromosome 10, SLM_r2.1 genome, one window contains:
- the LOC101249502 gene encoding uncharacterized protein At4g38062-like, with protein sequence MDKVYEELDVVKGEVEKLREECRTKTEMTESLRKAHIDQLSKLQEAKLEIDRQANELFVKSEEIFEIKKLYDDIKSNLHEKESCVQNLSSAHEKLQLDYGKKIGKLEVQNKDLVLALDEATSKFQDLEMQISASNKEINALKQIMSVRQEIYVESELKTRASKDLKDGDAIIQKLDEENRIAKNQLKWKSEQFKHLEEAHKRNHDQFKTSKVEWVREKSAMLEEISSLQARLDSQTQISEDLQSQLSMSNQALAHQESRRRILEIELSEFRSRFHDISLECQEANSKLENLTIKRDEEIGELRNILQTKEALFKDTKCKNLQLEQENQDLRRSLKELQESQLQGTPSTSVLKKLQSNYQYLKQLHKKCSLNLKEKEVEWSSQIGKVAEDMKRCMSELNGKEKHIDELEKELEDCRDACDVLTGEISVLILVLKSEFHTGRKELSRANAEQELNSKSLVHQKSEQATVLEAQLIEYKKMLEESSDCQVQLREQVLKLGNALKDASAASEEAKDDLAKAREEVKENKLELEKWKAEAGNLKDYLEENQFSQKQEKEILLGILKEGEAKINELQQQITEAELKIGEITEAVNDLNQEKRQYYQIAEDKDNTIEILQTKISCLEQKLADKDLQNEQIQSDVRKAFDQEKENILLNLKEKDRKIQDILKQAKDLEEDMTCKEVAFTALITAEGLKLLEIKEKNKVIAELELKLGDTHQKLEVLNKSLSDSRQTKEQLEILLQESKKESEELNTHFGNERMHLEARIQELESHKNDVLEENKKFFVGREELLVQMQGIHGRMSELCCEDVELVRHLDKILENPEEENEHQHSNLGRGHHSRTPFSTAKIGTDERTPLVELNR encoded by the coding sequence ATGGACAAAGTTTATGAGGAGCTAGATGTTGTTAAAGGTGAGGTGGAAAAGCTCAGAGAAGAATGCCGGACCAAAACAGAGATGACGGAGAGTTTGAGGAAAGCTCACATTGATCAATTATCAAAACTTCAAGAAGCTAAGTTGGAGATCGATAGACAGGCAAATGAACTTTTTGTTAAATCTGAGGAAATATTTGAGATCAAGAAACTCTACGATGACATCAAGTCCAATTTACATGAGAAAGAGTCATGTGTCCAGAATCTTAGCTCTGCTCATGAGAAGCTGCAACTAGATTATGGGAAGAAAATTGGGAAGTTGGAAGTACAAAACAAGGATTTGGTGTTGGCTCTGGATGAAGCAACATCcaaatttcaagatttagaaATGCAGATTTCTGCAAGTAATAAAGAAATCAATGCTCTTAAGCAAATCATGTCAGTTAGGCAGGAAATATATGTTGAATCAGAGCTAAAAACAAGGGCATCCAAAGATCTGAAAGATGGAGATGCCATTATCCaaaaacttgatgaagaaaATAGGATTGCAAAAAATCAGTTGAAGTGGAAGAGTGAACAGTTTAAACACCTTGAAGAAGCTCACAAAAGAAACCATGATCAGTTTAAAACCAGTAAGGTGGAGTGGGTCCGGGAAAAGTCAGCAATGCTTGAAGAGATCTCTTCATTGCAAGCAAGATTGGATTCTCAGACTCAAATCTCAGAAGACCTCCAAAGCCAATTGAGCATGAGTAACCAAGCTTTAGCTCATCAAGAAAGCAGAAGAAGAATTCTGGAAATTGAACTGTCTGAGTTTAGATCTCGATTCCATGATATCTCTTTAGAGTGCCAAGAAGCAAACTCAAAGCTTGAGAACTTGACCATCAAGAGGGATGAAGAAATTGGAGAGTTAAGAAACATACTCCAAACGAAAGAAGCACTTTTCAAGGAtacaaaatgcaaaaatttacaGCTTGAACAGGAAAATCAAGATTTACGAAGATCTCTCAAAGAGCTTCAAGAGTCTCAACTCCAGGGTACTCCTTCCACTTCTGTACTTAAGAAACTGCAAAGCAATTACCAGTATTTGAAGCAATTACACAAGAAATGTTCCTTAAACCTCAAAGAAAAGGAAGTTGAATGGAGCTCTCAGATAGGAAAAGTGGCAGAAGATATGAAAAGGTGCATGTCTGAGTTAAACGGTAAAGAAAAACACATAGATGAGCTAGAAAAGGAGCTGGAAGATTGCCGTGATGCATGTGATGTTCTTACTGGAGAGATATCTGTGTTAATCTTGGTTTTAAAATCAGAATTTCATACTGGTCGCAAGGAGCTCTCTAGAGCCAACGCGGAACAAGAGCTGAATAGCAAAAGTTTGGTACATCAAAAGAGTGAACAAGCAACCGTTTTAGAGGCACAACTGATTGAGTACAAAAAGATGCTTGAAGAGTCATCTGATTGCCAAGTTCAACTCAGGGAGCAGGTCTTGAAATTGGGTAATGCTCTCAAAGATGCTTCTGCTGCTTCAGAAGAAGCTAAAGATGACCTGGCCAAAGCAAGGGAAGAAGTCAAAGAAAACAAACTTGAACTAGaaaagtggaaagctgaagcaGGAAATCTTAAAGACTACCTTGAAGAGAACCAATTTTCCCAAAAGCAAGAGAAGGAGATCTTACTTGGGATTTTGAAGGAGGGAGAAGCCAAAATTAATGAGCTACAGCAACAGATTACAGAAGCAGAGTTGAAGATTGGTGAAATAACAGAGGCAGTGAATGATTTAAATCAGGAGAAGCGACAATACTATCAAATTGCAGAAGACAAGGATAACACCATAGAGATTCTTCAAACTAAGATTTCTTGCTTGGAGCAAAAGTTGGCTGATAAAGACCTTCAGAATGAGCAAATACAATCAGATGTGCGGAAGGCTTTTGATCAGGAGAAAGAGAACATCTTGCTGAATCTGAAAGAGAAAGACAGGAAAATACAAGATATTCTCAAACAGGCCAAAGATTTAGAGGAAGATATGACATGTAAAGAAGTTGCTTTTACAGCTTTGATTACTGCTGAGGGTTTAAAATTACTTGAgattaaagagaaaaacaagGTGATTGCCGAGTTAGAGCTGAAATTGGGTGATACACATCAGAAATTGGAAGTCTTAAATAAATCTTTGTCTGATTCAAGACAGACCAAGGAGCAGCTGGAAATATTGTTGCAAGAAAGTAAAAAGGAATCGGAAGAGCTAAACACTCATTTTGGCAATGAACGGATGCACTTGGAGGCCCGAATTCAGGAGCTTGAGTCCCACAAAAATGATGTGcttgaagaaaataagaaattctTTGTAGGTAGGGAGGAATTACTAGTACAAATGCAAGGAATACATGGAAGAATGAGTGAATTATGCTGTGAAGATGTTGAACTTGTAAGACATTTGGATAAAATATTGGAGAACCCCGAGGAAGAGAATGAGCATCAACATAGTAATTTAGGGAGAGGCCACCATTCTAGAACTCCCTTTTCAACTGCCAAAATAGGAACTGATGAAAGAACTCCATTGGTAGAGCTCAACCGTTAG